The following nucleotide sequence is from Pagrus major chromosome 13, Pma_NU_1.0.
CTTTCTCCGTGTCCCAGCAGTCTTTAATACAGCTCATGCAGTAGCTGTGCCCACAGGGAATAGTCACTGGATCCTTCAGAAGATCCAGACAGATTGAACAGCTCAGTTTCTCTCGATCCAGCTGCGacatttctcctccagacgACAGTGAATGTCAGTAagtttcactttctgtttcCAGATAAAAGCTGAGCTCATTTCCTTGATGTTCAGTCACTGGTCTGTAGTGTATGAGCCTATCAGCTGTTGTATTTCATCACATGGTGTTTAGACCCATGTTTTCACTGGCAGATCTATGAAAGGGGAGGAACTACCAACgtcagagctgaatgtgcttTGAGAGTTTctcagagcaggaggagccgAGCCTGGCCAGTCAGTAACGTCTGGGTGGGGTTAAAAAGTTGTGTCTAatccaggaagaggagggttGTGAGAGTTGCATTGTGTATCAGCACTCAGAAATAGTGCACTGCTCAGATAACTATATAATTAACCCGTGTTCCCAGAGGAACCTGATTTACAGGGTACAAGGTTcctttttccttctgtcttctTACAACAGGGTTGTTTAACAAAATACTTGCTGAATTCCCTTTACGCTCCtcactaaagaaaacaaatctgtaaatggatgaataaaaaataagacacaacaataaacaatttcttgtagttgagagcagaggatgagttcaggagtctcccagcctgaggaaagaagctgctctgtagtctggtggtgaaGCAGACTAGTAACACCTGTACttctaaatgtttgttgtgaaaagatgaaacattttggctttttttggtCCATATTCTGCTCTAACTGGGTTTATGTACTGAAGCACCGTGTCTGTCATGGCCTTTACGATCACCCATGGAGCAGTGATAACAGATACAGTGCTAAGAAGGAATAAGGGACAGAGGGATGATTATGAAAAGTGGATAACCTCAAACAAACTCACTAACATGATTAATTTATTGATATTCTGGTCATCTTTAGCTGTAAGTTAAGTTATTTCTGGTGAAATTACCCAGACAGTTtgacaaccattcacacctgggctcacctggccttagaaacccacatgaaggccggtttgaccaacgacTCTTATGACTCTGtcaggacactcccacacagagtttaaaagcctgcgactcccctccagttagtgagaactgaagaagcctcttggatgagaggtgaaacgtcttcaagaaactgaaacaggtccagttacctacgatacagcacctagatttaccatgacctggatgactgagaaccttcatcaacacgttAGTAACTGTTGTTTGTACCAAAGTGATGCAGCTTCAGTGAAGTGCTGCAGTAGCAAGACACAGAATACGTGACCTTTTATACAACCGAATGTGTGTTATTTCTTTTACACAGCTGCATTTGTCTTATATTCAGACTTACACTGATGAATCATGCACTCATCACATATTTGTTTAGGGGACAAAACTTCCTGTTTCAAGCCTGTTTCCCTTTTGTTTAATGATTTGATGAATAAGTGCCACGACCGCacataaaaaatgttataaaagaTATTGTAAGATGTATCAATTAATgctgcaataaaatgaaatttgcaaacaccttttttctttaaaacactgGTTGTTTTGATCCTAAACTTGGCAGGAGAGAGACTCTGGAAGCAACTTTTGGAAATCactaaaagcatttttaattCCTTAAAGTGAGcatttataaaatacaaataatataagAGTGTGAGATTAAGGCCTAGGCAGGATTATTCCTATATAGCTATATTTTACTAGTTTCAGCAGCTGAGGAGTATCAGCTCTGTTCACCCACAATATTGCCTCAAAGTCATCCTGATCAATTTGCAGCCACTGCTTTAAATGCATACAATGAAATAACCTGCAAGGTGTGTGATTATTATCTACAGGAAAGCAGCATTCAACCTCAACAAACCCAACATGAACTCACTACACAATGTATTCAAGCCAGTGTTGATGTAGTGGTGAGGTAGGTTACGTGGAAAAACAGGTGATTCTTGCGccatctgctgtttgtgtctgcacaTAGAAGTGAGATTAGTTCATATAAACTGCAGCACAACagctgccaaaataaacaagcaTTCATTAATGAACAGCAAAATACAAATCCAGTGACAGTCAGCAAGATCAAGTGAAAAGGAAACAGCTTGTGGTGTGTTCATCTGCACACTGCAGCTGACTAGTCTCTGTTAATGAGCTTTGTTCCCTCCACTGTGTAACTTACAGTTCATCTTTGCACTATTGTCCTCTGGTGCTGAACAGCAGAGCAAAGGGACTGGTTCAGGTCTGATCCCTACACCACAGTTAAAGCCAGATCACATCTTTAAGAGTCCTGCAGTTTAAACAGTGTTATTGGGTTCCTCCTGTTCTGTCGGCCTCCACTGTCGCCCCGTTATTTTCAGACTCTCTGAGGTAAAAATTGTGAAGATGCTAAAAATGGTGAAAGGTCAAACAACAGTCTGCTCACCAGAGAAAGAGATTAACAGCTGAAAAAGTTTCTTCTTTTGGAGCTTCATGccttcacagagacagagggtcTTTTCTCACTCCTTGGCCACTGTAAAGACAATGAGAGCAGATGCTTTCATAGTTTTTACACTGATCATCTGTGGGTTTTAAATGCAGATGGTGTCTTGCattgcagttttaatgtttttgcagCCATCTTGAGGCTCTATAGCCAGGGCTGACAATGAGGGGGTCAATAGGGGAAAGCTTTCTGGGCTCCAGCCTCTAGGGGGGGGCCGTTGGAGACCAGCATTAATCATGTTCATCCTAATGTAGGTGATGATAACCACATTTAATTTAGATTCAATGTGCTAATTAttacacttatacaatatatatttcattatttgtctttatatttagacatttatctattcttttatttttattttacgtTGCAAGAGAGACAGTAAACACatcatgatgtgaaaataatttcatGATTCTGCTTTTTGTGATAAAATGACCCATCAACTCCAACATGAAGTGGATGTTATTTGATTAGCCTTCATCAccctccctgtgtgtttgttaccaAGATACCTGAAAAACTGAGTGATTGAAGAAAAGAGTTAGAAGGCAAATTGCTCTAGATATAATATTTAGGCAGTTTGATTTATCAAAGAATAGAGGTTTACTGTTAAAATGATGACAAGTCAgttattcattcatgttttcatttattttaagggTTTTGAACAATGATTTTCAGATGTTTCCCAAAAAAAGTTACAGTGTAAAGACACTTTACAACTCTTCCAAAGATGAGGAGAAAACTCTTTTTCAGAAGGTAAAATTTAATTCATATCTGTTTCCCCAGCATCACTAATTTTACTGAGTAATGTGAATTTGCAATATCATTACAATAACAACATAGTATGCAGCACAGACGGCAGTATGTCAACTactaaagagaaaacaaatggcacaaaTCATGTTCATGAAGATGTGGTACAACTTAAATCACCTTTATCTttagaataaaacattactactattacttacaatacatatttacatacatcacttttattcattttgtagtttttgacaTAATTGATGACAAAAGTCAACTCTAAGTAGGACAACAACAGATTTTTCGTCATACATTTTGTTTAACTAATATTTCCCACACACggtataaaatggaaatgttttagTAAATATCCAAtttcaacaaacaacacagtttaATCCCTATGTAGCaaataaagagatttttttcatgtcaccaTTTCATTGAattgacaaagaaagaaagaaaaaacaatataaaatccaAGAAAAATCATCATGGTCCCACCTCCTATGTTTGATCAGTGCAGTGCAGACACACCTCAACATGTACAGCACCACAGATGAGTCTCTCTTTAATCTCCTGTCTACTTGAGCTCACACAACTCTGCTGTGTCACCAACATTGTTTGGAAGCCAAAATCCAggatagagaggctgagtgaacgtggtctggactctgtggaggagagtgatggtttcagagacgctgtagtaAGACAGAGTACCTGCACTATGATCCAGGTAAACTCCTATTGTGGAGGACTGAGGGCCTGAGATGGAAGTAACAATATTATTATGTCTGAATTCATAACCTCTACTGTCACATCTTAATGACCAGGATTTGTTATTATTTCCAAATGCACATTCAGTATAGGTCCCTGTTCTGCTAATGTTCTTGTATGAAACTGCTATACGAATTGTCCCGCTCCActtcacctcccagtaacaacgtccagtcagaccctctctactcaggacctgcgCCAATTTACCAAATCTGTCTGGGTGAGCTGAATATACCTGGTCTACTGacattaatgttgcttttctgttcctgtcACTTAATGACAAacttttgtttgctgtgtttggatccagtgtgatttcacaaGAATACTTGAGAAgttcagttctggttctgggctCTGCTTgaggcagtaaaacatccacttcagtcactgccCGTGAGATCTTTGTCCACTCCTCACTCAGGACAGCCTGAAGTTTATCTCTGGCCTccgacacagctgctgtcacacccTCAAAAGAGCACAGAGGACGTATATCAATGCTGGGTAAGTCTTTAGGTTCGCTCAGACGTGACAGTGAGAAGTAGTTGTTCAGGAAATGGAGATGATCttcagtgtgtgagagcttctccagctcagtgTCTTTCCTCcgcagctcagtgatctcctgctgcagctcctcctcaagATCTTTagctcgactcacttcagttttctgctgtgatctgatctgctgcttcacttcagagcttctcttctcaATGAGACGGATCAACTGGGTGAATGTCTTCTCACTGTCCTCCACAGCTTTGTCAGCAGAAAGATTGATAGCCTCCACCCTCCGCTGAAGCACCTTgacgtctttctctctgtcctggattctctgttgGATTGTTTGCTGACTCGCCCCGAGCTCCGTCTGCCTCTCAGccctttctgctgcagcagagactgtgTCATGGCCTTTATGATCATCCatggagcagagataacagatacactgctgatcagtgcggcagaaaatcttcatcacctcgtcatggcgagagcagatgttctcctgaaGCTTTAAGGTGGCTTcaaccagcttgtgtttcttgaaTGGAGCCACACTGTAGTGAGGCTGAAGGTGTtgctcacagtaagaggccaTACACACCAGACAGGACTTGAAGGCTTTCAGCTTCTTCCCAGTGCAGAAGTCACAGGCCACGTCTCCAGGTCCAGCATAGGAATGATCAGGTGAAGCAGCTTGAAGTTGTactttcttcacttcctccactAACTCtgcaaacatgatgtttttcaccaggacaggcctcggtgtgaagctctgcctgcactgagggcagctgtgtgcTTCCTTGTCTTTCTCCGTGTCCCAGCAGTCTTTAATACAGCTCATGCAGTAGCTGTGCccacagggaatagtcaccggatccttcagaaGATCCAGACAGATTGAACAGCTCAGTTTCTCTCGATCCAGCTGAAGCACATGCTGCGCCATTTCTCCTCCAGACGACAGTGAATGTCAGTAAGTTTCACTCTCTGTTTCCAGATAAAAGCTGAGCTCATTTCCTTGATGTTCAGTCACTGGTCTGTAGTGTATGAGCCTATCAGCTGTTGTATTTCATCACATGGTGTTTAGACCCATGTTTTCACTGGCAGATCTATGAAAGGGGAGGAACTACCAACatcagagctgaatgtgctgtgAGAGTTTctcagagcaggaggagccgAGCCTGGCCAGTCAGTAACGTCTGGGTGGGGTTAAAAAGTTGTGCTTGatccaggaagaggagggttGTGAGAGTTGCATTGTGTATCAGCGCTCAGAAATAGTGCACCGCTTagataattatataattaaccCGTGTTCCCAGAGGAACCTGATTTACAGGCTACAAggttcctctttctttctgtcatctTACAACAGGGTTGTTTAACAAAATACTTGCTGAATTAACTTTATGCTcctcaataaaaaaacaaatctgtaaatggatgaataaaaaataagacacaacaaTGAACAATTTCTTGTAGTTGAGAgcagaggatgagttcaggagtctcccagcctgaggaaagaagctgctctgtagtctggtggtgaaGCAGACTAGTAACACCTGTACTTCTACATGTTTGCTGtgaaaagatgaaacatttcttGGTCCATATTCTGCTCTAACTGGGTTCATTGTCCTGACCGGTCAGATTCTGTGGTGGATATTTTGTGCTTggtgtttgtttcttcctctgttgtgcttgcagaggtgcattGAGAGGCTGGGCGGAGCTTCCCActcacctgagctgctgacacacgctcacctgcagcaggttggcagtTAGTCTTGCTGATAAAGCCCTGCTCTCCACGCTACCTGCTTCCAGGTGATTTCATCAGTTCGATGTGGCACATGGCTCCTGTTAGATCGTCGTTTTGTATGACTTCTAGTTTTTTCGTGTTCACTCTACACACAGTgttcacctgcacctgcacctctgcagccagcagcctcaccctgtgCTCACCAGAGTCTCAACTCACCACGCtacctcacctccacctgtacGGTTTTCATCAGATATGACGACGACAGCAAAATCTGGCCTGAAGTCAGTTTCCTAAGACAGAACAACGGTTCTTCTAACATGTTCTTGTCACTTTGTAGAAAGTCTTTCACAAACAACTAGTGCGTATCTTTTGTGTTATTCATCAAATCCACTAACTGCATTATTTGGATATAAACATAGATACCAAGCAAAATTAAATTTGTCccagtaaaattaaaaatgccatCTGTTATatgaatgtgtttctgaatgCACTGACTTTACTTGATCTGGCACTTAATTACACAAAAGCATTATTATTTGATGTCATATTTGTGTGAACGTTTGAAGGAAAAATACAGTTACTGAAAGTTTAtttctgcctaaatatgacttgatctcattcttgagcttcataatataaagatCTGAGCTCAGGAGACAGCTTGAAAtccttttaaaggaccattacaacagaaaatgggccttttcacctgccaaaaactgattgaaggccaaatacaGTTACTGAAAGgtcattttcagaaataaatgtcaagttgagagcagaggatgagttcaggagtctcccagcctgagggaagaagctgctctgttgtctggtggTGAAGCAGACTAGTAACACCTGTACttctaaatgtttgttgtgaaaagatgaaacattttttggtcCATATTCTGCTCTAACTGGGTTTATGTACTGAAGCACCGTGTCTATCATGGCCTTTACGATCACCCATGGAGCAGTGACAACAGATACAGTGCTAAGAAGGGATAAGGGACCGAGGGATGATTATGAAAAGTGGATAACCTAAAACAAACTCACTaacatgattcatttattgatATTCTGGTCGTCTTTAGCTGTAAGTTAAATCAGTGCTGACACAAGGCACGGGAATATGATTTGGTTTAacttatttctgcttttttttccttcagcatTCAATCAACACACGGTCTGTTGTCTGTAGACGATGATTTCCAAAAATATTACCTcacattttgagtgtttctgAGAAGACGTGGAGCCCAGTTATTCCTAAAGTGTGATTGGTCGAAGCCTGTAAAGCTTTGTATTATTCCCATTTTACTCCTGCATGATTGTTGtggaatgttaaaaaaaaaaaagttgtgtaatAAATCTGAAAGTAACACATTCTCCTGAAATATTGTGTTGGAGTGTTTTCCTGTATGAGAGTGCCAACATGTCACAAACTTAAAATCATCTCAGAATTGTGCTGTTTCTGGTGAAATGACCCATCAGCTCCATGATAACATGGAGGTTATCTGACTGCCTTCATTgatctccctgtgtgtgtttctgttcccaCAATATCTCGAAAAAATGATCGATTTAAATGAAATTTAGCAGGAAAACAAGTGATTCTGGTGATTTTCTGACAGTTAAAGGAAGAACACACAGTCACCTAttcattaatgtgtttatttatttatttgaaggaTTTGAACAAAGACTTTTCATAACTGCTTCTTAAAATTGTTACTACATATTGACATGATATCAGTCTTAACAAGACGATCAACAAACTATTTTCAGAGGGTTAATTTTGAAACTATACAAGCTGATattttactgatgtttttcatgcagGTTTTggttacattaaaaaaatagaaatgtgattttgaaacattaaaacagaggCACACTATGAAGAACAGACAGAAGTATGTGcaaaactaaaagtaaagatgAAGTACACAAAATATGTTCTTGAAGATTTGGTACAAATAAAATCCcataaaaatcttaaaacaaaaaaaacccctcaaaaatccaaacagattcacacattttacacaccacATGTTTCTGACAAAAACTGATTCATCATTTCACATCTTGCATATGTAATATTTCCCAAATGTTCAGTAAATGTAGCACACaagtcaaatttcaacaaaCAAGATGGTCTAATCACTCTGTAGGAAACAATCACAGATTCTCtaaactgagaagaaaaaaacaaaacaatataaaatccaataaaattcATCATCGTCCCACCTCCTATGTTTGATCAGTGCAGTGCAGACACACCTCAACATGTACAGCACCACAGATGAGTCTCTCTTTAATCTCCTGTCTACTTGAGCTCACACAACTCTGCTGTGCTACCAAAACTGTCTGGAAGCAAAaatccagcatagagaggctgagtgaacgtggtctggactctgtggaggagagtgatggtttcagagacgctgtagtaAGACAGAGTACCTGCACTATGATCCAGGTAAACTCCTATTGTGGAGGACTGAGGGCCTGAGATGGAAGTAACAATATTATGATGAAAGAATCTATAACCTCCACTGTAACATCTTAATGACCAGGATTTGTCATTATTTCCAAATCCACATTCATACACGGTCCCTGTTCTGCTAATGTTCTTGTATGCAACTGCTATATCAACCATCCCGCTCCActtcacctcccagtaacaacgtccagtcagaccgtctctactcaggacctgccACATTTCACCAAATCTGTGTGGGTGAGCTGAATATACCTGGTCTACTGacattaatgttgcttttctgttcctgtcACTTAATGACAAAcgtttgtttgctgtgtttggatccagtgtgatttcatAAGAATACTTGAGAAgttcagttctggttctgggctCTGCTTgaggcagtaaaacatccacttcagtcactgccAGTGAGATCTTTGTCCACTCCTCACTCAGGACAGCCTGAAGTTTATCTCTGGCCTCCGACACAGATGCTGTCACACCCTCAAAAGAGCACAGAGGACGTATAACAATGCTGGGTAAGTCTTTAGGTTCGCTCAGACCTGACAGTGAGAAGTAGTTGTTCAGGAAATGGAGTTGATCttcagtgtgtgagagcttctccagctcagcgtctttcctccgcagctcagtgatctcctgctgcagctcctcctcaagATCTTTagctcgactcacttcagttttctgctgtgatctgatctgctgcttcacttcagagcttctcttctcaATGAGACGGATCAACTGGGTGAATGTCTTCTCGCTGTCCTCCACAGCTTTGTCAGCAGAAAGATTGATAGCCTCCACCCTCCGCTGAAGCACCTTgacgtctttctctctgtcctggattctctgttgGATTGTTTGCTGACTCGCCCCGAGCTCCGTCTGCCTCTCAGccctttctgctgcagcagagactgtgTCATGGCCTTTATGATCATCCatggagcagagataacagatacactgctgatcagtgcggcagaaaatcttcatcacctcgtcatggcgagagcagatgttctcctgaaGCTTTAAGGTGGCTTcaaccagcttgtgtttctttaatggaGCCAGACTGtagtgaggctggaggtgttgcTCACAGTATGAGAGCATACACACCAGACAGGACTTGAAGGCTTTCAGCTTCTTCCCAGTGCAGTAATCACAGGCCACGTCTCCAGGTCCAGCATAGGAATGATCAGGTGAAGCAGCTTGAAGTTGTactttcttcacttcctccactaactctgctaacatggtgtttttcaccaggacaggcctcggtgtgaagctctgcctgcactgagggcagctgtgtgcTTCCTTGTCTTTCTCCGTGTCCCAGCAGTCTTTAATACAGCTCATGCAGTAGCTGTGCCCACAGGGAATAGTCACTGGATCCTTCAGAAGATCCAGACAGATTGAACAGCTCAGTTTCTCTCGATCCAGCTGCGCCATTTCTCCTCCAGACGACAGTGAATGTCAGTAAGTTTCACTCTCTGTTTCCAGATAAAAGCTGAGCTCATTTCCTTGATGTTCAGTCACTGGTCTGTAGTGTATGAGCCTATCAGCTGTTGTATTTCATCACATGGTGTTTAGACCGATCTTTTCACTGGCAGATCTATGAAAGGGGAGGAACTACCAACgtcagagctgaatgtgctgtgAGAGTTTctcagagcaggaggagccgAGCCTGGCCAGTCAGTAACGTCTGGGTGGGGTTAAAAAGTTGTGCTTGatccaggaagaggagggttGTGAGAGTTGAATTGTGTATCAGCGCTCAGAAATAGTGCACCTGTCagataattatataattaaccCATGTTCCCAGAGGAACCTGATTTACAGGGTACAAggttcctttttctttctgtcatctCACAACAGGGTTGTTTAACAAAATACTTGCTGAATTCCCTTTATGCTCCTcactaaaaaaataataatctgtaaatggattaaaaaataagacacaacaaTGAACAATTTCTTGTAGTTGAGAgcagaggatgagttcaggagtctcccagcctgaggaaagaagctttCCCCTCCAGACGACAGTGAATGTCAGTGAGTTCGACTTTGTTAACAGATAAAAGCTGAGCTCATTTCCTTGATGTTTAGTCACTTATCTGTAGTGTATGAGCCTATCAGCTGTTGTACTTCATCACATGGTGTTCAGATCCATCTTTACACTGGTAGATTTATGAAATGGGAGGGAGCAATAAATGTCTGAGCTGAATGGACTTTGAGAGTTTCTCAGAGCAGGGAGAGCCGAGCctggacaataaaacaataataaataaagttggGTTGGGGTTATAAAGTTGTGCTCCTCTCCAAGAAGAGAACCGATGTGAGGGTTGCAGCGTGACTCTAGCACTAAGTCATAGTTCATTTCTCAGAGAGAAATTAAAGTTTTGGTTTTCAACTACAAACATAATTCTGAAAATCCATGTAAAGCTTCATCTTTCTGTGACAAATTGACAGGTTGGATTGGGTCTCTACCAGAGCCAGCAAGAGCTGCTTCCAGATTGGGCTATTAACTAAATGCCGAGAAGCAAGAAAGATTATGGTAATAACTATTCAGTTATCTAATTACTGTTGTTGCTTTGCATTTCCACAGGTTGAGGCTTTGAGGAAACTTGTCAAAGAATGTGGTTCTGACTCAAAAGGCTCCTAAATGGGTCTCCTGATACACCTGAGTAGTATCAGCTCTGTTCACCCACAATATTGCCTCAAAGTCATCCTGATCAATTTGCAGCCACTGCTTTGAATGCATACAATCAAATAACCTGCAAGGTGTGTGATTATTATCTACAGGAAAGCAGCATTCAACCTCAACAAACCCAACATGAACTCACTACACAATGTATTCAAGTCAGTGTTGATGTAGTGGTGAGGTAGGTTACGTGGAAAAACAGGTGATTCTTGCGccatctgctgtttgtgtctgcacaTAGAAGTGAGATTAGTTCATATAAACTGCAGCACAACagctgccaaaataaacaagcaTTCATTAATGAACAGCAAAATACAAATCCAGTGACAGTCAGCAAGATCAAGTGAAAAGGAAACAGCTTGTGGTGTGTTCATCTGCACACTGCAGCAGACTAGTCTCTGTTAATGAGCTTTGTTCCCTCCACTGTGCAACTTACAGTTCATCTTTGCACTATTGTCCTCTGGTGCTGAACAGCAGAGCAAAGGGACTGGTTCAGGTCTGATCCCTACACCACAGTTAAAGCCAGATCACATCTTTAAGAGTCCTGCAGTTTAAACAGTGTTATTGGGTTCCTCCTGTTCTGTCGGCCTCCACTGTCGCCCCGTTATTTTCAGACTCTCTGAGGTACAAGTTGTGAAGATGCTAAAAATGGTGAAAGGTCAAACAACAGTCTGCTCACCAGAGAAAGAGATTAACAGCTGAAAGAGTTTCTTCTTTTGGAGCTTCATGccttcacagagacagagggtcTTTTCTCACTCCTTGGCCACTGTAAAGACAATGAGAGCAGATGCTTTCACAGTTTTTACACTGATCATCTGTGGGTTTTAAATGCAGATGGTGTCTTGCattgcagttttaatgtttttgcagCCATCTTGAGGCTCTATAGCCAGGGCTGACAATGAGGGGGTCAATAGGGGAAAGCTTTCTGGGCTCCAGCCTCTAGGGGGGGCCGTTGGAGACCAGCATTAATCATGTTCATCCTAATGTAGGTGATGATAACCACATTTAATTTAGATTCAATGTGCTAATCATTACacttataaaatatatatttcattatttgtctttatatttagacatttatctattcttttatttttattttacgtTGCAAGAGAGACAGTAAACACatcatgatgtgaaaataatttcatGATTCTGCTTTTTCTGATAAAATGACCCATCAACTCCAACATGAAGTGGATGTTATTTGATTAGCCTTCATCAccctccctgtgtgtttgttaccaAGATACCTGAAAAACTGAGTGATTGAAGAAAAGAGTTAGAAGGCAAATTGCTCTAGATATAATATTTAGGCAGTTTGATTCATCAAAGAATAGAGGTTTACTGTTAAAATGATGACAAGTCAGTTATTTATGcgtgttttcatttattttaagggTTTTGAACAATGATTTTCAGATGTTTCCTAAAAAAAGTTACCGTGTAAAGACACTTTACAACTCTTCCAAAGATGAGGAGAAAACTCTTTTTCAGAAGGTAAAATTTAATTCATATCTGTTTCCCCAGCATCACTAATTTTACTGAGTAATG
It contains:
- the LOC141007626 gene encoding E3 ubiquitin/ISG15 ligase TRIM25-like; amino-acid sequence: MAQHVLQLDREKLSCSICLDLLKDPVTIPCGHSYCMSCIKDCWDTEKDKEAHSCPQCRQSFTPRPVLVKNIMFAELVEEVKKVQLQAASPDHSYAGPGDVACDFCTGKKLKAFKSCLVCMASYCEQHLQPHYSVAPFKKHKLVEATLKLQENICSRHDEVMKIFCRTDQQCICYLCSMDDHKGHDTVSAAAERAERQTELGASQQTIQQRIQDREKDVKVLQRRVEAINLSADKAVEDSEKTFTQLIRLIEKRSSEVKQQIRSQQKTEVSRAKDLEEELQQEITELRRKDTELEKLSHTEDHLHFLNNYFSLSRLSEPKDLPSIDIRPLCSFEGVTAAVSEARDKLQAVLSEEWTKISRAVTEVDVLLPQAEPRTRTELLKYSCEITLDPNTANKSLSLSDRNRKATLMSVDQVYSAHPDRFGKLAQVLSREGLTGRCYWEVKWSGTIRIAVSYKNISRTGTYTECAFGNNNKSWSLRCDSRGYEFRHNNIVTSISGPQSSTIGVYLDHSAGTLSYYSVSETITLLHRVQTTFTQPLYPGFWLPNNVGDTAELCELK
- the LOC141007041 gene encoding E3 ubiquitin/ISG15 ligase TRIM25-like; this encodes MAQLDREKLSCSICLDLLKDPVTIPCGHSYCMSCIKDCWDTEKDKEAHSCPQCRQSFTPRPVLVKNTMLAELVEEVKKVQLQAASPDHSYAGPGDVACDYCTGKKLKAFKSCLVCMLSYCEQHLQPHYSLAPLKKHKLVEATLKLQENICSRHDEVMKIFCRTDQQCICYLCSMDDHKGHDTVSAAAERAERQTELGASQQTIQQRIQDREKDVKVLQRRVEAINLSADKAVEDSEKTFTQLIRLIEKRSSEVKQQIRSQQKTEVSRAKDLEEELQQEITELRRKDAELEKLSHTEDQLHFLNNYFSLSGLSEPKDLPSIVIRPLCSFEGVTASVSEARDKLQAVLSEEWTKISLAVTEVDVLLPQAEPRTRTELLKYSYEITLDPNTANKRLSLSDRNRKATLMSVDQVYSAHPHRFGEMWQVLSRDGLTGRCYWEVKWSGMVDIAVAYKNISRTGTVYECGFGNNDKSWSLRCYSGGYRFFHHNIVTSISGPQSSTIGVYLDHSAGTLSYYSVSETITLLHRVQTTFTQPLYAGFLLPDSFGSTAELCELK